From Mycoplasmopsis gallinacea, the proteins below share one genomic window:
- a CDS encoding energy-coupling factor transporter ATPase, which yields MIKVNNLTFRYRPDDLKPALNNVSFEIKRGEYVAILGHNGSGKSTLSKILVALLKPQKGTIEIDGILYSKENLRKIRQKIGIIFQNPDNQFAGSSVEDDIAFGLENKNMPQNEMKKRVLEYAKRVDMQKHLEKEPENLSGGQKQRVAIASVLALDPEVVIFDEVTSMLDPKGKSRIIEIIKEIQADENKTLISITHDMDEAILADKCLVFAGGELVAAGSPKEILNNKEIIDIAKIDSPFYYRISEKLNGIEPTYNEEELINELCK from the coding sequence ATGATAAAAGTCAATAACTTAACATTTAGATACCGTCCAGATGATTTAAAACCTGCACTTAATAACGTTAGTTTCGAGATCAAAAGAGGCGAATATGTAGCAATTTTAGGGCATAATGGATCAGGGAAAAGTACCTTATCTAAAATACTTGTAGCATTACTTAAACCACAAAAAGGAACCATCGAAATTGATGGTATTTTATACTCTAAAGAAAACCTTAGAAAAATCAGACAAAAAATTGGAATTATCTTTCAAAATCCTGATAACCAATTTGCGGGCTCAAGTGTTGAAGATGATATTGCTTTTGGACTTGAAAATAAGAATATGCCACAAAACGAGATGAAAAAGCGAGTGTTAGAGTATGCTAAAAGAGTTGATATGCAAAAACACTTAGAAAAAGAGCCTGAAAATCTTAGTGGTGGGCAAAAACAAAGAGTTGCTATCGCTTCTGTGCTTGCTTTAGACCCTGAAGTTGTTATCTTTGATGAAGTTACTTCCATGCTTGATCCTAAAGGTAAAAGCAGAATTATTGAAATTATCAAAGAAATTCAAGCTGATGAAAATAAGACTTTAATTTCAATTACACATGATATGGATGAAGCAATTTTAGCTGATAAATGTTTAGTTTTTGCTGGTGGAGAGCTTGTTGCGGCTGGATCCCCAAAAGAAATTCTTAATAATAAAGAAATCATTGATATTGCTAAAATAGACTCGCCTTTTTACTACAGAATTAGTGAAAAATTAAATGGTATTGAACCTACATATAACGAGGAGGAGTTGATTAACGAATTATGCAAATAA
- a CDS encoding energy-coupling factor transporter ATPase — MQIKIKNISHIFSRKTPWEFQALNNVNFEVKQGEYVGVIGQTGSGKTTFIEHLNGLLLPTKGEITWIYDTDIYNKKNKQNEVNTLEVYCSNPKMKNSVRFRYNQYDENKKLIRENKRFRKIKTLRKNVGIVFQFAEYQLFKATIEEDIIFGPVSLGVPIEEAKKRAEKYIQLVGLPTSYLKRSPFDLSGGQKRRVALAGILAMEPNCLVVDEPTAGLDPVGVKEILDIIADLNENNNVTIINVTHDLDNILARSKRVIIFKDGQIVRDGKPYEILNDVEFLKENNLQPPKLLEFVNKLRNKGINVPKVTTEEELIAFLNDYLKSKGVN; from the coding sequence ATGCAAATAAAAATTAAAAATATTAGTCATATTTTCTCTCGTAAAACACCATGAGAATTTCAAGCTCTAAATAATGTAAATTTTGAAGTTAAGCAAGGTGAATATGTTGGAGTTATTGGACAAACAGGAAGTGGTAAAACCACTTTTATTGAACATTTAAATGGTCTTTTATTACCTACAAAAGGTGAAATTACCTGAATTTACGATACAGACATTTATAATAAAAAAAATAAGCAAAATGAAGTTAATACTTTAGAAGTTTATTGCTCAAATCCTAAAATGAAAAACTCAGTTCGCTTTAGATACAACCAATATGATGAAAACAAAAAACTTATTCGTGAGAATAAACGTTTTAGAAAAATTAAAACGCTCCGTAAAAATGTAGGAATTGTTTTCCAATTTGCTGAATATCAACTTTTTAAAGCAACAATTGAAGAAGATATCATCTTTGGGCCTGTTTCATTAGGAGTTCCTATAGAAGAAGCTAAAAAAAGAGCTGAAAAATACATCCAACTTGTAGGGCTTCCTACCAGTTATTTAAAAAGAAGTCCATTTGACCTTAGTGGTGGGCAAAAAAGAAGGGTTGCTCTTGCTGGGATTTTAGCAATGGAACCTAATTGTTTAGTAGTTGATGAACCTACAGCTGGACTTGATCCTGTTGGAGTTAAAGAAATTTTGGATATCATTGCTGATTTAAATGAAAACAACAACGTTACCATTATTAATGTAACACATGATCTTGATAATATTTTAGCTAGAAGCAAGAGAGTTATTATTTTTAAAGATGGACAAATTGTGCGTGATGGTAAACCTTATGAAATTCTTAATGATGTGGAGTTTCTTAAAGAAAATAACTTACAGCCCCCAAAATTGCTTGAATTTGTAAATAAACTAAGAAATAAAGGAATTAATGTTCCAAAAGTAACAACAGAAGAAGAATTAATTGCTTTCCTTAATGATTATTTAAAAAGTAAAGGAGTTAACTAA
- a CDS encoding energy-coupling factor transporter transmembrane component T family protein — MKSVFGRYIPGDNSFMYRLDPRIKILIAIFYIVFVFISQYFIDMVILLAPLIIVYLFTIKKVRPLISMLKFPIFVSLVILLVNIYSLTNYQVGIKGYYPTSFIKFFQGSEQKINIDSATFIINGALTTLKRGSTYRVEYGISMLTLNKTLSLFLRVYTMILSTTILTNTTRPILLTKALEDLMWPLKFLFVPVHIIAMIISIALRFIPTLLDEAQRIMKAQSSRGVDFKNGNIKEKVVAFTTLIIPLFISSFAKAEDLSNAMETRGYDPYEKRTKYRQLKLKWLDLFVVLFILSLMAFLIVNIVNPGINGGYLPSWYTLLKVV; from the coding sequence ATGAAAAGTGTATTTGGTAGATACATCCCTGGTGATAACTCTTTTATGTATCGTCTTGATCCAAGGATTAAAATTTTAATTGCTATTTTCTATATCGTTTTTGTTTTTATTTCACAATATTTTATTGATATGGTGATTTTATTAGCACCATTAATTATTGTTTATTTATTTACAATTAAGAAAGTTAGACCACTTATTTCAATGCTAAAATTTCCGATTTTTGTATCGCTAGTGATCCTTTTAGTTAACATTTATTCACTTACTAATTATCAAGTTGGAATTAAAGGATATTATCCAACTTCATTTATTAAGTTCTTCCAAGGTTCTGAGCAAAAAATCAATATTGATAGTGCAACATTTATAATTAACGGAGCCTTAACCACTTTAAAACGTGGTAGTACGTATCGTGTTGAATACGGAATTTCAATGCTTACTTTAAATAAAACATTATCTCTTTTCTTAAGAGTTTACACAATGATTTTATCAACTACAATTTTAACTAATACAACAAGACCAATTTTACTTACTAAAGCACTTGAAGATTTAATGTGACCACTTAAATTCTTATTTGTCCCAGTACACATTATTGCAATGATTATTTCAATTGCACTTCGTTTTATTCCAACACTTTTAGATGAGGCTCAAAGAATTATGAAAGCTCAATCATCTCGTGGAGTTGATTTCAAAAATGGTAATATTAAAGAAAAAGTAGTAGCTTTTACCACCTTAATTATCCCGCTTTTTATTTCATCATTTGCTAAAGCAGAAGATTTATCAAATGCAATGGAAACTAGAGGGTATGATCCATACGAAAAAAGAACTAAATATAGACAATTAAAACTTAAATGACTTGATCTTTTTGTAGTCTTATTTATCCTTTCATTAATGGCCTTTTTAATTGTGAATATTGTAAATCCGGGGATAAATGGTGGATACCTTCCTTCTTGATACACCCTTTTAAAAGTTGTGTAA